A window of the Teredinibacter franksiae genome harbors these coding sequences:
- the urtC gene encoding urea ABC transporter permease subunit UrtC, whose protein sequence is MFKHSLLYTLIANDKVGRYVLAALALAMFVIPLLNLLMPEGSFFHVPTYTVTLLGKYLCYALLALALDLVWGYCGILSLGHGAFFALGGYAMGMYLMRQIGDRGVYGNPILPDFMVFLNLDKLPWFWQGFDMFWFAMVMVMFVPALLAFIFGWLAFRSRVTGVYLSIITQALTYALWQAFLLNDFGFGGNNGFTDFKEIIGFNVQADGTRIALFMLSAFFVILAYLLSRYITTSKFGRVLVSIRDAESRSRFLGYRVEHYKLFVFVISAILAGIAGALFVPQVGIINPGEFHPLNSIEIVIWVALGGRGTLYGAIIGAVVVNYAKTYFTGAFPEIWLFMLGGLFVISTTFLPRGIVGLAEDLVARRKKTLDKHETSEERPDGKNPNDKNISVGGAEA, encoded by the coding sequence ATGTTTAAGCATTCTCTACTCTATACCCTAATTGCGAACGATAAAGTGGGCCGCTATGTGCTTGCAGCGCTGGCGTTGGCCATGTTTGTTATTCCGCTATTAAACCTGTTAATGCCAGAGGGCTCGTTCTTCCATGTGCCCACCTATACCGTAACTCTGCTGGGGAAATACCTTTGCTATGCACTATTGGCGTTAGCGTTGGATTTGGTTTGGGGCTACTGTGGCATTCTAAGTCTGGGGCATGGCGCTTTTTTTGCACTAGGTGGCTATGCCATGGGTATGTACCTGATGCGTCAGATCGGTGATCGTGGCGTATACGGTAACCCAATCCTGCCGGACTTTATGGTATTTCTGAATTTGGATAAGCTGCCGTGGTTTTGGCAGGGCTTCGATATGTTCTGGTTCGCCATGGTAATGGTGATGTTCGTACCGGCGTTGTTGGCATTTATTTTTGGTTGGCTGGCGTTTCGTTCACGGGTAACCGGGGTTTATCTGTCTATTATTACTCAGGCGTTAACCTACGCACTTTGGCAGGCCTTCCTACTTAACGATTTTGGTTTTGGCGGTAATAACGGTTTTACCGACTTTAAGGAAATTATAGGCTTTAATGTACAGGCCGATGGCACACGCATAGCCTTGTTTATGCTCTCGGCCTTTTTTGTGATTCTGGCGTACTTGTTAAGCCGCTATATCACCACATCTAAATTTGGTCGGGTTCTGGTTTCTATTCGCGATGCCGAAAGCCGTTCGCGCTTTCTGGGTTATCGGGTTGAGCACTACAAATTATTTGTTTTTGTTATATCGGCAATATTGGCCGGTATAGCCGGTGCTTTGTTTGTACCGCAGGTGGGTATTATTAACCCCGGAGAATTTCACCCGCTGAATTCTATCGAAATTGTTATATGGGTGGCGCTAGGCGGCAGAGGCACCCTGTACGGGGCGATAATCGGTGCGGTTGTTGTTAATTACGCAAAAACCTATTTCACTGGGGCCTTCCCCGAAATCTGGCTGTTTATGTTGGGTGGTCTCTTTGTTATTTCTACCACTTTTTTACCGCGCGGAATTGTGGGCTTAGCCGAAGATTTGGTGGCAAGGCGAAAAAAGACGCTCGACAAGCATGAGACTAGCGAAGAAAGGCCGGACGGTAAAAATCCGAATGACAAAAATATTTCAGTTGGGGGGGCAGAGGCATGA
- the ureG gene encoding urease accessory protein UreG — translation MTNKKPTLRLGIGGPVGSGKTALVKTLCAVLKDKYSIAVITNDIYTREDAEFLLRHEVLEQDRIMGVETGGCPHTAIREDASMNLSAVAELQNRFDNLDVILIESGGDNLAATFSPELSDLTLYVIDVSAGDKIPRKGGPGITKSDLLIINKIDLAPYVGADLGVMDRDAKKMRGEKPFVFSNLKDEIGVKEIISFIEKQGMLG, via the coding sequence ATGACCAACAAAAAACCCACATTAAGACTTGGCATTGGTGGCCCCGTAGGCTCTGGAAAAACCGCACTGGTTAAAACGCTTTGTGCGGTGTTAAAAGACAAATACAGCATTGCGGTGATTACCAACGACATTTACACCCGCGAAGATGCCGAATTCCTTTTGCGTCACGAGGTGCTGGAACAAGACCGTATTATGGGTGTAGAAACGGGCGGTTGCCCCCATACGGCTATTCGTGAAGATGCCTCCATGAATTTGTCTGCCGTGGCCGAATTGCAAAACCGTTTTGATAACCTCGATGTGATATTGATTGAGAGCGGTGGCGACAATTTAGCCGCTACCTTTAGCCCAGAACTTTCCGATTTAACACTCTATGTCATCGATGTTTCCGCCGGAGATAAAATCCCACGTAAAGGTGGGCCAGGTATAACCAAATCTGACCTTCTTATTATCAATAAAATCGATTTGGCACCTTACGTTGGCGCGGACTTAGGCGTGATGGATCGCGATGCTAAAAAAATGCGTGGCGAAAAGCCCTTTGTATTCTCTAATTTAAAAGATGAAATTGGCGTGAAGGAAATCATAAGCTTTATCGAAAAACAAGGCATGCTGGGGTAG
- a CDS encoding urease accessory protein UreF — translation MDQKLLHLMHLVSPALPVGAYAYSQGQEYAVESGWLKGDGALAEWISGVLRFSVGCLDLPVLLRLHAAWAANDAEKVNEWNHFVRANRETSELLLEDEQLGQALQRLLVSLDIQSTIEIAAPSSFVTQFALAGVRWQISSDDLIQGFAWSWLENQIAAATKIVPLGQTHAQQLLVQLMALIPEVCAKAKQLSDDEIGIGLPALAIASSLHERQYSRLFRS, via the coding sequence ATGGATCAAAAATTACTGCATCTTATGCATTTGGTTAGCCCGGCTTTACCGGTTGGTGCATATGCTTACTCCCAAGGGCAGGAATATGCCGTAGAAAGTGGCTGGCTTAAAGGTGACGGTGCGTTAGCGGAATGGATTAGCGGTGTTCTACGTTTTAGCGTGGGTTGTTTGGATTTGCCGGTACTCTTACGATTACATGCCGCATGGGCAGCCAACGACGCGGAAAAAGTTAACGAATGGAATCATTTTGTGCGGGCAAATCGCGAAACTAGTGAACTGCTGCTGGAAGATGAGCAACTTGGTCAGGCATTACAGCGTTTATTAGTCTCGCTTGATATTCAATCGACAATTGAAATAGCTGCGCCCAGCAGTTTTGTTACTCAGTTCGCACTGGCGGGTGTACGTTGGCAAATTAGCTCCGACGATTTAATACAAGGTTTTGCATGGAGCTGGTTAGAAAATCAAATAGCTGCTGCCACAAAAATTGTGCCTTTGGGGCAAACCCATGCACAACAATTATTGGTTCAACTGATGGCGTTAATACCAGAGGTCTGCGCTAAAGCGAAACAATTAAGTGACGATGAAATTGGTATTGGGTTGCCCGCTTTGGCGATTGCCTCGTCATTACACGAAAGGCAGTATTCCCGTCTATTTCGGTCTTAA
- the ureE gene encoding urease accessory protein UreE — protein MLEAFEIKKDIDKSDYEVVVTYEERKKSRYKLNTTGGEPLGWFLERGHILKDGEFLQCSNGKAVKITAADESISEVANGNSLLLTRAAYHLGNRHVPLQIGEGYLRYQHDHVLDEMVRGLGLDVVHANKPFHPENGAYHGGGGGHHHHEH, from the coding sequence ATGCTAGAAGCATTTGAAATAAAAAAAGATATTGATAAGAGTGATTACGAAGTAGTTGTCACCTACGAAGAACGAAAAAAAAGTAGGTATAAACTTAATACCACTGGGGGCGAGCCATTAGGTTGGTTTCTTGAGCGTGGTCATATACTGAAAGACGGAGAGTTTTTACAGTGTTCCAATGGCAAAGCGGTAAAAATTACGGCGGCCGATGAATCTATAAGCGAAGTAGCCAACGGCAATAGTTTATTGCTCACGCGTGCGGCTTATCACCTGGGTAATCGTCATGTACCTCTGCAGATAGGGGAAGGCTATTTACGTTATCAGCACGACCATGTGTTAGACGAAATGGTAAGGGGGTTGGGTTTGGATGTGGTTCATGCGAATAAACCCTTCCACCCTGAAAACGGCGCATACCACGGTGGCGGTGGCGGCCATCATCATCATGAACATTGA
- the urtA gene encoding urea ABC transporter substrate-binding protein, with product MQKLLKKTGIALGAVALTIGAYTAQAADTIKVGVLHSLSGTMAISETTLKDTVLMMVEEQNKKGGLLGKKLEAVVVDPASNWPLFAEKTKELLEKEKVDVIFGCWTSVSRKSVLPVIEELNGLLFYPVQYEGEESSKNVFYTGAAPNQQAIPAVDYLMSKDGGDVKRWVLEGTDYVYPRTTNKILEQYLLSKGVKAADISINYTPFGHSDWQTRVAEIKKFGSAGKKTAVVSTINGDANVPFYKELGNAGVSAEDIPVVAFSVGEEELSGFDTKPLVGHLAAWNYFMSVDDEANDAFIAKWHKFIKSEERVTNDPMEATYIGFKAWAKAVEKAKTTDVDKVRSAMYGIQVSNLTGGIAEVLPNHHFTKPVLIGEIQEDGQFETVWSTDSEVAGDAWTDFLPESAKIISDWQDPKVACGNYNTETKKCSGQNF from the coding sequence ATGCAAAAACTTTTGAAAAAAACGGGTATAGCCTTGGGGGCTGTAGCACTGACAATTGGTGCTTATACCGCGCAGGCTGCCGATACAATCAAGGTTGGCGTACTTCATTCTCTATCGGGCACCATGGCTATTAGTGAAACTACACTGAAAGATACCGTGTTAATGATGGTGGAAGAGCAAAACAAAAAAGGCGGCCTGCTGGGTAAGAAGTTAGAAGCGGTGGTAGTAGACCCGGCCTCAAACTGGCCTCTGTTTGCTGAAAAAACTAAAGAGCTTTTAGAAAAAGAAAAAGTTGACGTTATTTTCGGCTGCTGGACTTCAGTATCACGCAAATCAGTACTGCCTGTTATTGAAGAGCTGAATGGCCTGCTGTTCTACCCGGTTCAATACGAAGGTGAAGAATCTTCGAAAAATGTTTTCTACACCGGTGCGGCACCTAACCAGCAGGCGATCCCTGCCGTTGACTACCTAATGAGCAAAGACGGTGGTGACGTTAAGCGTTGGGTTCTAGAAGGTACCGACTATGTGTACCCGCGTACGACCAATAAAATTCTTGAGCAGTACCTGCTCAGTAAAGGCGTGAAAGCGGCCGATATTTCTATTAACTATACGCCGTTTGGCCATTCAGACTGGCAAACACGTGTAGCTGAAATTAAGAAATTTGGCTCTGCTGGCAAGAAAACAGCCGTTGTTTCCACCATCAATGGCGATGCTAACGTGCCTTTCTACAAAGAGCTGGGTAACGCTGGTGTGTCTGCGGAAGATATTCCTGTTGTTGCTTTCTCTGTAGGTGAAGAAGAGCTGAGTGGTTTCGATACCAAGCCTCTGGTAGGTCACCTGGCTGCATGGAATTACTTCATGAGTGTTGACGATGAAGCTAACGATGCATTTATCGCTAAGTGGCACAAGTTTATTAAGAGTGAAGAGCGTGTAACCAACGACCCAATGGAGGCAACCTATATTGGCTTTAAAGCATGGGCTAAAGCAGTAGAGAAAGCCAAAACGACCGACGTCGATAAAGTGCGCTCTGCTATGTACGGCATTCAGGTTTCTAACCTGACCGGTGGCATTGCTGAAGTTCTGCCTAACCACCACTTCACCAAGCCTGTATTAATTGGTGAAATTCAAGAAGACGGTCAGTTTGAAACGGTATGGTCTACAGACAGCGAAGTTGCTGGCGATGCCTGGACTGATTTCCTGCCAGAAAGCGCCAAAATTATTTCGGATTGGCAAGACCCTAAAGTGGCTTGCGGTAATTACAATACTGAAACCAAGAAATGCTCTGGTCAAAACTTTTAG
- the urtD gene encoding urea ABC transporter ATP-binding protein UrtD, with product MTQIDLPTNAQSQVRSILYLNGVTKSFDGFKAINNLSLDISPGELRAIIGPNGAGKSTMMDIITGKTRPDEGEVRFKDNIDLTRFDEADIANMGIGRKFQKPTVIESLTVWDNLELALAGNRKIWQTLFFKLKAEQSSRVEEVMELIGLKEKKLDLAANLSHGQKQWLEIGMLFIQEPEVLLVDEPAGGMTDYETMETARLLKDIAKSHSVIVVEHDMEFVRALESKVTVLHEGSVLAEGSLEKVSADPRVIEVYLGR from the coding sequence ATGACACAGATTGATTTGCCCACAAACGCGCAGTCTCAAGTTCGCAGTATTTTGTACCTAAACGGCGTTACTAAATCGTTTGATGGCTTTAAAGCCATCAATAATCTTTCGCTTGATATCTCGCCGGGTGAGTTGCGAGCCATTATAGGCCCCAATGGTGCAGGAAAAAGTACGATGATGGATATCATCACCGGCAAAACCCGCCCCGATGAAGGTGAAGTACGTTTTAAAGATAATATTGATTTAACCCGCTTCGATGAGGCCGATATTGCCAATATGGGTATAGGCCGAAAATTTCAGAAACCAACGGTAATAGAAAGCCTAACCGTGTGGGACAATTTGGAATTGGCCTTGGCCGGAAACCGCAAAATTTGGCAAACACTGTTTTTTAAATTGAAAGCAGAGCAGTCCAGCCGTGTGGAAGAAGTTATGGAGTTAATTGGTCTAAAAGAAAAAAAATTAGACCTGGCTGCAAATTTGTCCCATGGGCAGAAGCAGTGGTTAGAAATTGGCATGTTGTTTATCCAAGAACCGGAAGTACTATTGGTAGACGAACCCGCCGGTGGCATGACGGACTACGAAACCATGGAAACCGCACGTCTGCTAAAAGATATTGCTAAAAGTCACTCGGTAATCGTGGTAGAACACGATATGGAATTTGTGCGAGCTTTGGAAAGTAAGGTCACGGTACTGCATGAAGGTAGTGTGCTAGCCGAAGGCTCTCTGGAAAAAGTGTCGGCGGACCCACGGGTAATTGAGGTGTATTTAGGCCGGTAA
- a CDS encoding urease subunit beta, with the protein MIPGEYDIKTGDIELNVGRITLTVKVANTGDRPIQVGSHYHFFETNAALSFDREAARGFRLNIAAGTAVRFEPGQDREVELVELAGSKTVYGFRGDVMGKL; encoded by the coding sequence ATGATTCCCGGCGAATACGATATTAAAACAGGCGACATAGAATTAAATGTGGGTCGCATTACGCTTACTGTGAAAGTGGCCAATACTGGCGACCGCCCCATTCAAGTGGGCTCCCATTACCATTTTTTTGAAACTAACGCTGCGTTAAGTTTTGATCGAGAAGCCGCAAGGGGTTTCCGTTTAAACATTGCCGCCGGAACAGCGGTACGTTTTGAGCCGGGGCAAGACCGTGAAGTGGAATTGGTTGAACTGGCTGGCTCGAAAACGGTGTACGGATTTCGCGGCGATGTAATGGGTAAACTTTAA
- the urtE gene encoding urea ABC transporter ATP-binding subunit UrtE: MLSAKNIDLFYGASQALSDVSLEAKQGEITCILGRNGVGKSSLMQAVTGREPVRAGSITWNEKDITKLSAAERARLGIAYVPQGRQIFSQLTVLENMKTGFAALPRSQRKIKDEIFDLFPVLRKMTRRRGGDLSGGQQQQLSIARALVMQPKLLILDEPTEGIQPSIIKDIHSVISILRQQGEMAILLVEQYFEFARDLGDKYSVMDRGVVTLSGEVASMNEEEVRKYLTV; the protein is encoded by the coding sequence ATGTTAAGTGCAAAAAATATTGATTTATTCTACGGTGCCAGTCAGGCGTTGAGTGACGTAAGCCTGGAGGCAAAGCAGGGTGAAATCACCTGCATTCTCGGGCGTAACGGTGTAGGCAAGTCCAGCCTTATGCAGGCTGTAACGGGGCGAGAGCCAGTGCGTGCAGGTAGTATTACCTGGAATGAAAAAGATATTACCAAGTTATCGGCTGCGGAAAGAGCCCGCCTGGGTATTGCCTATGTACCTCAAGGCCGCCAAATTTTTTCTCAGTTGACCGTATTGGAAAATATGAAAACGGGTTTTGCGGCACTGCCGAGATCGCAACGAAAAATAAAGGATGAAATATTCGATTTATTTCCCGTATTGCGAAAAATGACGCGTCGGCGTGGGGGTGATCTGTCTGGAGGGCAGCAACAGCAGTTGTCGATTGCTCGTGCATTGGTTATGCAGCCCAAGCTATTAATTTTGGACGAGCCTACCGAGGGTATTCAGCCATCGATCATTAAAGATATTCACAGCGTTATCAGTATTCTGCGCCAGCAGGGTGAGATGGCAATCCTTCTTGTTGAGCAGTACTTTGAATTTGCCCGAGATCTAGGTGACAAATACTCGGTGATGGATCGCGGTGTTGTGACGCTCTCGGGCGAGGTTGCTTCTATGAATGAGGAGGAGGTTCGTAAGTACCTTACGGTGTAA
- a CDS encoding urease accessory protein UreH produces METAAITSFLFMGLALGLIHAFDPDHLAAVSGLSAGDVNTSERAPSLLGNFRFAIQWSVGHGSALLIIALFVFVAGSAIPAELSAFAEHSVAFMLIAIGLLAFWRLKTNREHLASGVSAPIVGLIHGTAGSAPLLALIPVSQITQPAVGIVYVLFFSAGVVLAMAGFGGVIAHSMRMVKRSYHALHAVLQGFMAAFSLLLGLYLAFSSL; encoded by the coding sequence ATGGAAACCGCCGCAATCACCAGTTTTTTGTTTATGGGTTTGGCTCTAGGCTTGATACACGCCTTCGATCCCGATCATCTCGCGGCTGTGAGCGGCTTAAGTGCCGGGGACGTTAATACCAGTGAACGAGCCCCGTCGCTATTGGGTAACTTTCGTTTTGCCATACAGTGGTCTGTGGGGCATGGTTCGGCCCTGCTTATTATTGCCTTGTTTGTCTTTGTAGCCGGTAGCGCCATTCCTGCAGAGCTCAGCGCATTCGCTGAACACAGTGTCGCGTTTATGTTGATAGCGATAGGCCTATTGGCATTCTGGCGACTCAAAACAAATCGTGAGCACCTTGCTAGCGGTGTAAGCGCGCCAATTGTTGGCCTGATTCACGGTACTGCCGGGTCTGCTCCACTGCTGGCACTAATTCCTGTGTCTCAAATTACCCAGCCTGCCGTCGGTATTGTCTACGTGCTGTTTTTTAGTGCAGGGGTAGTGCTGGCTATGGCTGGTTTTGGGGGGGTGATTGCTCACTCAATGCGCATGGTAAAGCGTAGTTACCATGCGTTACATGCCGTGCTTCAAGGCTTTATGGCGGCATTTTCGTTATTGCTTGGCCTGTATCTCGCTTTTTCAAGCCTGTAA
- the ureC gene encoding urease subunit alpha translates to MAKIDRKAYADMFGPTVGDRVRLGDTELWVEVEKDFTTHGEEVKFGGGKVIRDGMGQSQASCKDTPDTVITNALILDHWGIVKADVAIKAGRIAAIGKAGNPDIQPDVTIEVGPGTEVIAGEGQILTAGAIDAHIHFICPQQIEEALMSGVTTMIGGGTGPATGTNATTCTPGPWHIQKMLEAAESFAMNLGFLAKGNASLPVALNEQVEAGALGLKLHEDWGTTPASIDCCLSVAENYDVQVAIHTDTLNESGFVEDTLGAFKGRTIHTYHTEGAGGGHAPDIIKACGSDNVLPSSTNPTRPYTVNTVDEHLDMLMVCHHLDPNIPEDVAFADSRIRKETIAAEDILHDLGAFSMIASDSQAMGRVGEVVCRTWQTAHKMKVQRGALPQDSDYSDNFRAKRYIAKYTINPALAHGISHEVGSIEVGKLADIVLWKPAFFGVKPSMIIKGGAIAAAPMGDPNASIPTPQPVHYRPMFGAFGKAAMGTSVSFVSQAAIDAGIAASYKLERRLVAVKNCRSVQKKDMIHNDYQPVMEVDPETYEVRADGQLLTCEPAEVLPLAQRYFLF, encoded by the coding sequence ATGGCAAAAATAGACCGAAAAGCCTATGCCGATATGTTCGGCCCAACCGTGGGTGATCGCGTACGTTTAGGCGATACCGAACTGTGGGTAGAGGTAGAAAAAGATTTCACTACCCATGGAGAAGAAGTGAAATTTGGCGGCGGTAAAGTGATCCGTGATGGCATGGGTCAAAGCCAAGCCTCGTGTAAAGACACGCCCGATACGGTTATTACCAACGCACTTATACTCGACCATTGGGGTATCGTTAAAGCCGATGTTGCCATTAAAGCCGGGCGCATCGCCGCTATAGGTAAAGCCGGTAACCCTGATATTCAGCCGGATGTCACGATAGAAGTTGGCCCAGGAACAGAAGTCATTGCTGGTGAAGGGCAAATTCTAACGGCGGGTGCCATTGATGCCCATATCCACTTTATTTGCCCTCAGCAAATCGAAGAAGCCTTAATGAGCGGCGTTACCACCATGATCGGTGGCGGCACAGGCCCGGCGACCGGCACCAATGCTACAACCTGTACGCCTGGCCCTTGGCATATTCAAAAAATGCTCGAAGCCGCCGAGAGTTTTGCGATGAATTTAGGCTTTCTCGCCAAAGGCAACGCCAGCTTACCCGTAGCCTTGAACGAACAAGTGGAAGCGGGGGCTTTGGGCCTAAAACTGCACGAAGACTGGGGTACTACGCCGGCGTCGATCGACTGCTGTTTAAGTGTGGCCGAAAATTACGATGTGCAGGTGGCGATTCATACCGACACCCTGAATGAATCGGGTTTTGTTGAAGACACCCTTGGTGCATTTAAAGGCCGCACTATTCACACCTACCATACCGAAGGTGCGGGTGGGGGGCATGCGCCGGATATTATTAAAGCCTGTGGCTCCGACAATGTATTACCTTCATCCACAAATCCAACACGTCCTTACACGGTAAATACCGTAGATGAACATTTGGATATGTTGATGGTCTGTCATCATCTCGACCCCAACATTCCAGAAGATGTCGCCTTTGCCGATTCGCGTATTCGCAAAGAAACCATTGCCGCTGAAGATATTCTTCACGACCTTGGTGCTTTTTCTATGATTGCCTCGGATTCCCAAGCCATGGGCCGCGTCGGTGAAGTGGTGTGCCGCACATGGCAAACCGCACATAAAATGAAAGTGCAACGTGGAGCACTGCCGCAGGACAGCGATTATAGCGATAACTTTCGGGCAAAACGTTATATCGCCAAATACACCATTAACCCGGCACTGGCTCACGGCATATCGCATGAAGTAGGCTCTATTGAAGTGGGTAAATTGGCTGACATCGTTTTATGGAAGCCCGCTTTTTTTGGTGTGAAACCATCGATGATTATTAAAGGCGGTGCAATAGCTGCAGCGCCTATGGGTGACCCCAACGCATCAATTCCTACACCGCAGCCTGTACACTATCGCCCTATGTTCGGAGCGTTTGGAAAGGCCGCAATGGGAACATCGGTCAGTTTTGTTTCCCAAGCGGCAATCGATGCCGGTATTGCCGCCAGCTATAAATTAGAGCGCCGATTGGTTGCTGTAAAGAATTGTCGAAGCGTGCAAAAGAAAGACATGATTCACAACGATTATCAGCCAGTAATGGAAGTGGACCCAGAAACCTATGAAGTGCGCGCGGATGGGCAGTTATTGACCTGCGAGCCTGCGGAGGTGCTTCCACTGGCGCAGCGGTACTTTCTATTTTAA
- the ureA gene encoding urease subunit gamma → MELSPRDKDKLLIFTAALLAERRKAKGLKLNYPESIALISAEIMEGAREGKTVAELMNYGRTILAREDVMEGIAEMIHDVQVEATFPDGTKLVTVHEPIV, encoded by the coding sequence ATGGAACTCAGTCCACGCGACAAAGACAAATTATTAATTTTTACTGCCGCGTTGTTGGCGGAGCGGCGAAAAGCCAAAGGTTTGAAACTCAACTACCCAGAATCCATTGCCTTAATTTCGGCAGAAATTATGGAAGGCGCGCGGGAAGGTAAAACCGTAGCGGAGCTAATGAACTACGGGCGCACTATTCTTGCCCGCGAAGATGTGATGGAAGGCATTGCTGAAATGATTCACGACGTCCAAGTAGAAGCCACCTTTCCAGACGGCACCAAGCTGGTGACGGTGCACGAACCTATTGTTTAA
- the urtB gene encoding urea ABC transporter permease subunit UrtB codes for MKAKLIAAFLLLATVVLSFSNTYADNTADGIVFEKELATAEQVQFDGLVGELSAKSFSTKADVIDKLSNSKDLRALSTFKIMLAGSLYYQKSDKTIVTIEKVEGGFLVTSVASGEVLGVVGKRKVKKVTINNQLREKLRTAIAILELTADDKALRLESARNLIKSPDDSLRELLSETLLSEKSEDVRHLLQVAIARIDIKSGEKALRMAAVEKLGTAVEPEAVAVLNQLVEKDENGKYVEADKELAQLAEKKLKLVDTKLSFFKFAENLLFGISLGSVLLLAAIGLAITFGVMGVINMAHGEMIMLGAYTTFAIQQMFPNLMGVSLILAIPAAFLVSGTTGVLIERLVIRHLYGRPLDTLLATFGISLILQQAVRTYRANNVPVVTPEWMSGSWVINGAMSVTFNRIFILLFALFVLFMLALLLRKTLVGLQMRAVTQNRAMANSMGIRSNWVDALTFGLGSGIAGIAGVALSQITNVGPNLGQSYIIDSFMVVVFGGVGNLMGTFIGAMSLGIVNKFLEPVTGAVIGKIIVLVFIILFIQWRPRGLFALKGRFVED; via the coding sequence ATGAAAGCTAAACTAATAGCCGCTTTTCTATTGCTTGCCACAGTTGTTTTATCTTTTTCAAACACCTATGCCGATAATACGGCAGACGGGATTGTGTTTGAAAAAGAGCTGGCCACTGCAGAGCAGGTACAGTTCGATGGGTTAGTGGGGGAGTTGAGCGCAAAGTCGTTTTCCACTAAAGCCGATGTTATCGACAAATTATCCAATTCCAAAGATCTTCGTGCGCTGTCAACCTTCAAAATTATGTTGGCTGGTTCACTCTATTATCAAAAAAGTGACAAAACTATTGTTACTATCGAAAAGGTTGAGGGCGGCTTTCTGGTTACCAGTGTTGCTTCTGGCGAAGTGCTGGGTGTGGTTGGTAAACGGAAGGTTAAAAAAGTGACTATCAATAATCAGTTGCGTGAGAAATTACGTACCGCCATAGCCATTTTGGAACTCACCGCCGACGATAAGGCGCTTCGCCTAGAGTCTGCTCGTAATCTTATTAAATCCCCCGACGACAGCTTGCGCGAACTGCTCAGTGAAACGCTATTAAGCGAAAAAAGTGAGGACGTTAGGCATCTGTTGCAAGTGGCGATAGCGCGTATCGATATTAAATCGGGCGAAAAAGCCCTACGCATGGCCGCTGTAGAAAAATTGGGTACGGCCGTCGAACCAGAAGCCGTTGCCGTGTTGAATCAGCTTGTCGAAAAAGATGAGAATGGCAAATATGTAGAAGCCGATAAAGAGCTTGCGCAGCTGGCCGAAAAGAAATTAAAACTGGTGGATACTAAACTTAGTTTTTTCAAATTTGCGGAAAACTTACTGTTTGGGATTAGTCTAGGCTCGGTACTTTTACTGGCAGCGATTGGTTTAGCGATTACCTTCGGCGTGATGGGCGTTATCAATATGGCCCACGGCGAAATGATAATGTTGGGTGCTTATACTACTTTCGCAATCCAACAAATGTTCCCTAATTTGATGGGGGTTTCGCTAATACTGGCAATTCCCGCGGCTTTTTTGGTGTCGGGTACCACAGGCGTACTGATAGAACGTCTCGTTATTCGCCACCTATACGGCCGCCCACTCGATACGCTTCTTGCGACCTTTGGCATTAGCTTAATACTACAGCAAGCCGTTCGTACCTACCGTGCAAACAATGTACCCGTGGTAACCCCTGAGTGGATGAGTGGTTCCTGGGTGATTAATGGCGCAATGTCGGTAACCTTCAACCGCATTTTTATTCTGCTGTTCGCACTCTTTGTATTATTTATGCTCGCACTACTGCTACGTAAAACACTAGTAGGTTTGCAGATGCGCGCCGTTACCCAAAACCGTGCAATGGCGAACTCTATGGGTATTCGTTCCAACTGGGTGGATGCGCTTACATTTGGTTTGGGTTCGGGTATTGCGGGTATTGCCGGTGTAGCGCTTAGCCAGATCACCAATGTAGGCCCGAACCTAGGCCAGAGCTACATCATCGATTCCTTTATGGTTGTAGTGTTTGGCGGTGTCGGCAATTTAATGGGTACTTTTATTGGTGCTATGAGCTTGGGGATTGTAAATAAATTCCTTGAGCCGGTTACCGGTGCCGTAATTGGAAAAATTATTGTGTTGGTATTTATTATTCTATTTATCCAATGGCGGCCGCGCGGACTATTTGCGCTTAAAGGCCGGTTTGTGGAGGATTAA